The Spirochaeta cellobiosiphila DSM 17781 genome contains the following window.
GTCCAATTGTATTTTTGATATTTCTTTTTATTTACACTAGGTTCAACATTCAAATAGGTCTGTAAAACATAATCTAGTCCCAATTTGGGAGAGTCTAGTGCTTGGACTAAAATTTGCAGATCCAACACACTGATCATTTGAATATTATATTGTTTGAACACTAGTTGATAGTCAGACTCTGCTCCATAAAATAATTTAACTATTCTTTGATACTCAAGGAGTTCTTTAATATATTCAGTGCTTATCTTAAAAGGATCCCAGAGATAAAAAATATCACCATCATATATTTGTATAAGACAAAGAGTCTCTCCATATTGATGGAGATTATATTCCCCTTCAAAATCAATGGCTAAGTGTGTAACTTTCTTTGAAACTAAGGATTGTATAAAACGCTTAGCTTTTGGATCGGAATCAATTAATTTGTAATTACGCAATGAATAACTCGCTTGTGTAGGAAATGGGGACTGGCAACTGCCAGTCCCTCTCTATTTTATTGATTTTGTTGATTAGCAGTAAATTCCTTTTCTTGTATCTCGTTGATGAGCTTTTCACTCAACTGTTTTGGCCAAGAAGGATAGGGGGCTATTGGATTCTCTTTGTACTCATCCAATATTGCCTGGAATTTCTCTTTGGCTTCTGTTAGTTGGCCTCTTTTATAGGAGATAAAAGCTATCTCATAACGAGCCATAATCCCATTAGCCTGATCATCAGGAAAATCCTGTAAAAAATGTTCATAGTAAAATAAGGCATTGTCATAATACCCTGAGTCATAAGCTTCCTGTGCTCTTTGAAAATAGATTTCTCTGTTCATTCCTTCATCTATGACCGGCTCCGGTGTTTTACAGGATACCAGTATTAAAGCGAGCAAAAGAACATAAGTAAAATATTTGGTCATTCTTTATCCCAACCTGCTGTTGACGAGTAGATTTCATCCTTAATTGGTAAGTTGTTTTTTAGATCCTTAATGAATTCTTTTGAATCGCCCATCGGTTCATAGGAATCGCAACTAAGCATACTTCTCCTAGCGACAGTGAAGTATTTATAGTATTTCTCATCTCCAAGCTTCTTTCGCCATTTACCAGCTGCGCAACGCACACGTAGCTGATACTGACTGCCATTTCCAACAGCGATCTTAACTACTTTGCAGTTAGAACAATTAGCACAATAAACCTTATCCTGGGCCGAAACTGTTTCTTCATTTTCTATCATAGCTTCGGGAGTCTCCAGACTTTCGACCATGGTGACCTCCTCATTTTATATAATTTTATAATATCATGATCGACTTTTTGGGGTCAACAATTTAGTTATATGACCCACACTAGACAATTATAACACTTATAAGACCAAAAAAACGGTAAAAATGGAGTATTCCCGAGTTATTTAACTGATAGTTTCCGGATGTTCGTCAACAATACTAATACAAATGGTATTGGCTAAGGTAACATCAGAGGCATTTATTAATGCAATAGCTTTGGTAACATCTTCCTCTTTAGCCAAATGAGTCGTCATAACTAAGGGCACGGCATATTCTTGTTTAGAAGTTTCTGTTAATTCCTTTTGAAGTGCACTTGATATGCTAATACCATTATTGCCTAGAATTGTTGTAATCTGAGCTACTGCACCGACTTTATCCGCAATATTGAATCTAAGGTAGTATCGACTCTTAATCTCTGAATTGGGTAACTGTACGGCTTTATCTGTCAGATCAGGCCAAAAGTTATATTGATTAAATACAATATCAGAAACTCCACTGGCTACAGAAACAATATCAGAGGCTACAGCACTGGCCGTAGGTGAAGCTCCTGCTCCACGACCATAGTACAATGTATGACCTACAGAGCTACCATAGACACTTACAGCATTGAAAGGTCCCTTTATCCAGGCAAGGGGATGATTTTTACCAATAAAAGCAGGTCTAACTCTAAAACTGATACCATTTTCCATTCGCTGTGCTACAGCAATGAGCTTCATGATATAACCAAGTTCAGTTCCCACTTTAAGATCTAGTAGATCTAAATTATCTATACCTTCCACAGGTATTTGATCTAGTTCTACACTTCCTGCAAAGGATAACGCTCCCATTATGGCTATCTTATGAGCGGAATCCATTCCAGAAACATCTAATGTGGGATCAGCTTCTGCCAGGCCCAGTTCTTGAGCTTCTTTCAAAGCCTCTTCATAGGATTGGCCTTTTTGAGTCATTTCAGAGAGGATAAAATTACATGTTCCGTTAACGATACCAAAGAGTGCATCTATTCTATTAGCTATCAACCCTTCTGTAAGGGCTTTGATGATAGGTATGCCACCAGCACAACTAGCTTCAAATCCGATAGTTACATCGTTAGCTCTGGCTAAAGCGAATAGTTCTTTTCCATAAATGGCTAACAAAGCTTTATTGGCAGTTACTACATGTTTACCTGATTTTAAAGCTTGTTCAACAAAGCTCTTTGCTATGGTTGTGCCTCCCACTAATTCAACAACAATCTTAACGAGAGGATCTTTTAAAACCTTTTGATAATCTGTTTCGAATAAATTTGAGGGTATTCCAATTGATTCAGCATGACTAAAGTTAACATCAACAACATAGGAAAGTTCAAGATCTAAACCTGATCTCTTACATATGCTTTCTATGTCCTGAGTTAGGATTTTTGCTGTGCCCCCGCCTACGGTTCCGCATCCTAGTAGGGCTATTCCAATTTTACTCATGGTGATCCTCCTGAATCACCATCCTAGACAGGCCTTTCTAATCTGTCAAGAAAGGCCATGATAAAACTTACTTGGGAGGGATAATTAAATTCCATCCTGGATAGATAAGATCAGGATTCTGGATCAATTTTTTATTACGTCTCCAGAT
Protein-coding sequences here:
- a CDS encoding tetratricopeptide repeat protein, whose protein sequence is MTKYFTYVLLLALILVSCKTPEPVIDEGMNREIYFQRAQEAYDSGYYDNALFYYEHFLQDFPDDQANGIMARYEIAFISYKRGQLTEAKEKFQAILDEYKENPIAPYPSWPKQLSEKLINEIQEKEFTANQQNQ
- a CDS encoding homoserine dehydrogenase, which codes for MSKIGIALLGCGTVGGGTAKILTQDIESICKRSGLDLELSYVVDVNFSHAESIGIPSNLFETDYQKVLKDPLVKIVVELVGGTTIAKSFVEQALKSGKHVVTANKALLAIYGKELFALARANDVTIGFEASCAGGIPIIKALTEGLIANRIDALFGIVNGTCNFILSEMTQKGQSYEEALKEAQELGLAEADPTLDVSGMDSAHKIAIMGALSFAGSVELDQIPVEGIDNLDLLDLKVGTELGYIMKLIAVAQRMENGISFRVRPAFIGKNHPLAWIKGPFNAVSVYGSSVGHTLYYGRGAGASPTASAVASDIVSVASGVSDIVFNQYNFWPDLTDKAVQLPNSEIKSRYYLRFNIADKVGAVAQITTILGNNGISISSALQKELTETSKQEYAVPLVMTTHLAKEEDVTKAIALINASDVTLANTICISIVDEHPETIS